AGAAAGGGGAGGACGGGTACCTGAAAGCTAACGGAGGTGAGCAGCGTGACCATGCCGCGATAGAGCACTGTGAGGCCCTCCCGAGCGACAATGCTATGAAGGGTTTCGACAGTCGAGAGGGATCGTCGGGCAAGGGAGAAGGAATTTGAGGAAGTGGGAGTCAGCAGTGGCTATTGCAGGAGGATACGGACCGTGTCGAGTGGATAGTTGAAGGTGACCCCGACCATGCCGTTGATGCCCCCCAACTATTCGCCAAGAACTCCATCCAGAACTCCATGATCTTCTACTCTCATGTACACCTCCCTCTTGCCCTAAAAAAAACATGCACACCCAAAGGGAGAGTCGATCCTGAAACCTACCAAGGAGGCAGCTTTGCGCTCAATCGCTTACTTGTACCCAAAGACGGGCAAGGATGGAGACGAATGAGGAAGGGGGGCGGAAACATTGGTTCTCCTCCTCCTACACTTGTGCTGGGATCAAGAAGTTGATGGAGACGGAGACGGAGCTTAGGGTTGGTGGTTTCGGCGAAAGGAGTTTGTGTGAAAGGAGATCGCGAGTAAGGAGGCCAGATTGCTAGTTTAGGTTTCGTCGGGTGAGGGTTTTCTGTTTTCGACGTGAGGCTTTGTTGCGCGTGGGAGGATGTGTGGCGGAAAAATAATTGGGGAAGTGAAAAGTTTTAGTCAAATATCAATTGGTGGTTTAAAGACTAATAAAattgctaatagacaacgcttttcaaaaaaatattatctttgacccacaaaaatcactaatagacaacagtttttaaaaaagtGTTGTTTATTAGTTAGAAATTGAATAGATAGACAAcgtttttcactaaaagcgttgttaaaaaaaaagacaacacttttttaaaaaaacattgtcttttaagtgttgtaaaatctaatttttcttgtagtgcatgcCCGGTCGGCCCTTAATGTAGGGCTCCGCTCGGCTAACTTTTAGTAGGCCTTGTTGGTCCTCTGACGTTTACcttcttaactttgacctccacgtcgacTGCTATCTTCTTCTTTTGATCTGCACTTAGTAGGCTCTCTTTATTACCGCACCATAGTAGAAATTTAATTGTCCTATTCAAAAACACTAAAGTGTATATATGTAAGTGAAAAATCTCAGCCCTACTGCGCCTTCAACAATATATAAAGAAGAACAGAGGCATCACTATCAATAAGGAAAATTAACAACCGAGATAAGAGATCGATGCCCTGGATTTACAGTGCCAAAAACAAAACCCCACATCCATCCATCCTTCCGTCCATACATGACATGGAGGATAAATTATGTTTGCAGGTAAGAAGCAACACAATTAAGATAGAAAGCTTGACGGGCAACAGGAAGCCATGTTCAGCAGCTTCTCACGTTCCACCCGCACCGTATCACCACCGCCAACAATCCTTCTCGTCCTCAAATCTCTCTTCACTGCTTGATGTATGTGAGTTAAAAACTTGTCTCTCAACAGATTTATCATCCAATGATCTCGTCTGGCGCGAGAGCAAACCTTGCGTGCTTCTGTGTAGTTAAATTAATAAGATCCATTAAataattcaagccaattttaataaTCGAGAGAATATTGTGGTACCTATGAAGACAAAGTGAGAGTCACGAGTAAGGGTTCTCGTGGCCATGTGGAGTCGGTAATTGTTCTCCATTTAGTTAATGGAGATGACTATTCAAAATCGGAAGCCATGTGGTCGTTACGTAAATGAAAATTGGCACAGATTAAGTCATCATTGAATTAACTTGTGCGTGTAAGATTTTGAATGGTACCTCCTGCAGCTGGGCTGATTTGACGGAGGATAGAGTCTGGTGAACCGCCCTGGTGGCGCCGCAGTCCTTCTCGGCGCAAAGCTTCATGATCTTCTCTGCCGCCTCAGTCGCGTCCTTGCTCTCCTGCATCAGCTTCTCCACCAGCACTTTCGGCAGCCTCACCCGCATGCGCACGCCTCCGCCCTTAGTCTCCTCGACATCACCGGCGGTGGCGTAGGCAGAGGCCTCGTTGGCCAGCGACATATCTGACATGGAGCGGCGGATGATCTTGAGGCTCTCCAGCCGCTCCTTGGCGCTTACCTGGAGATTCCCCGACCAGGCTCTGCGCTGCAGCCGGCGGGGAAGCTCCACTAGGAAGTAGAGTTTGCCAGGCTTGAGTGGGGCGGTGGGGTGGAGGGGCCTAGCGCGTACGCCGTGGCACTTGACGTCGTCGGATTCGAGGAGGTCGTGACCGGGATGGTCGCGGAGCAGCTTCATGGCCAGGACGAGTGGTTTGACCTTGAAGGTAGTGCCGTCTATCTTCATCACCTTCGCGGACTTCTTCTTGGCGCCTATGGCGTTGCCCATGTATATGTCTCTTAATTTATCTCTTGTAATTTGCAGGGGAGGAGTTTGGGGTTGGATTTGGaattggaggaggagaagggaaatgCGAATTGAAGAGGAGGACGGCAAGGAGGCGACAAAAAGGGATCGAGGGTGAATTAAATAGATGGGAAATGATGCAGATGCATGTGCTCACGAGGTCACCAAGTGGTAGGTCACATGGGCAGTTGCAAAGAACACTAACGTGCGTGTCCATTGTCCAAGATCTCATAAATTTAATTTCTTAACAATGAGAAGTTGATTCCTCTCGCATGTGCGGGATGCTTCTGTGTTTCCATGTaaaccttttattttttttcttccaaggAAATTGTAccgaaaaattattatattatttgaATCTATATATCTAGCTGATTGTAtcgatagaaatttttttttatataaaactaaattaattattataGAAACAATTGATTCGCAAAAGTTAGATACTCGAATTCAGAAAGAAACATTAAAATGGGAGGGAGCTCACATTTCACCCTTTACTATTACTATCAAaccttttaataaaaatatatatgaaataACATTAACATAATTTTTAGATGGCGTTTAGTTTAGACATTTGGGAATAAGAAATAGATTCATTCTCAAAGTTTGTATTTGATTGATGGAAATGGAattaagattttggaatgaaatctaaaaatttggatatggatgaaactcaccccttcccttggattttgatagaatgagaataagaattaagttttggacgaaaatacccttaatatatttgttcaatttttctttcatttcactctctctcctcatactttctctcttctcattctatcatcacattttctctctccccATTCTCTCTTATCACATattttctactattttttttttgtccccAGGGcatagcacagatggggagtgcatggttctgtggctgaaaggtccaggggtcgatccccggggtgtcactgcctggggttaacgtctccgctatgcactttccacctgtgtacctgcatttacctccctccatatccgtgggaccgactctaggggggccgctgatgtggcggttccacatattttctactattttttctctgtattctctctcatcacacaatctttttcattattttctctctcttcattctctcctcattttttcatcatattttctctctcctcaatctctcttaccatactctctctccatattttatctcatcacactttctctctctcttcactctcttccatcacactctctcctgattctctctcattatacattctctatcattttctctctgtattctctctcatcacacactctctctcattattttctctctcttcattctctcctcattttttcatcatactttctctctcctcaatctctcttaccatactctctttccatattttctctcatcacactttctctctcttcattccatcacactctctctcctcattttctctcatcttactttctttctcttcattcttttccatcacactttctctctcaacatattttttcatcatactttctttcctcaatctctcattttctctcatcacactttctctctcttcatttttttccatcactctttctctctcatcatactttttcttttctcaatctttcttatcacactctctttcctcattttctctcattatactttctctctcttcattttttcccatcatactttctctctcatcacactttctctctcatcatatgtttctctctcattcaactttctcttccatctaattttttctcttatttttctctaaaggtaaaaaaaaatttaggttcattccgattaaaaatattcaacttgttaggatcctttgtacggctagagaggggggtgtgaatagccgaccccaaatcactcgtttcttcctacaattcgttagcgcagcggaaaaataaactagaaacgaaaggaagaatatcaaaccttaacacagcgatgtacgaggttcggagatgatgctcctactccttggcgtgtccgtaaggtggacgaacccaatcaatccgtcggtggatgagtccccggaaaaccggctaatcaaaactctccttctgggtggagaaaccttgccacagaaacttcttgcaacagcaagaaaagagtacaaggaaaacaagaaataaagtacaatacaaacgtaaactttcttgccttctcttcgactggaagaagctaCCGCCCCAGCGCCTACAACGTGACCCggtaggaagctcacgcgaagcttcaaagcgACTCAACAAAGCTGCAAGCTTAGCGGACCAAgcagaagaaggaagaagaaggaagaaggaggctcgcagcagaccctcctttataacctgcgaagaaaacgaagaaacacgaAGAAATCTGGCGGTTGCGTCGCGGCTTAGTGCCTGAATCGCCTCGGACCGATCAGtctatgtggatcggtccacgacgatccattccctcctcctcgcttcgtctcgatcggtccatggaccgatcaggaacctctgatcggtccgggaccgatcagctttgCTGATCGGCCCCGGACCGATCggcctcttgcgcctcgctctgTTACCgctcgatcgactcgatcggtcaccggacgatCGGTTAACACACTGTATGCTATCGATGTGTTCGATCGTCACCGgcaccgatcagaatattctcgtACCattggatcgatcaccgatcgatccatttcatggtttcgcccaaaccaagtcgaaccaacatccgtcaatcttgactgttggtacattgcgcctagcatccggtcacccttgacctgctaggactccccgccaagtgtccggtcaatccctttacccacttagacttttctctccgtactaagtatccgatcactcctatgacctacttgaacttcccatcacggatgtccgatcacccttgatccatctggattttcccttgcccggcttcactcactgtgactttcacctagcttcactcactagggttttcacctggcttcactcaccaggatttccacaaccgcctggcttcactcaccaggactttccaactgcctaacatcccagttaggactttctcattcacctagcttcactcactaggattttcacctggcttcactcaccaggattttccaatgcccggcttcactcactgtgactttcaccttcacctagcttcactcactaggattttcaccggattcactcaccagatttcccaccgctcggcttcactcacgtgacttttcaaccgcctaacatccagttagactTTCCcaacgccaagtctccatacttgacttttccagtgccaagtctccatacttgacttttccgtgccaagctccctgcttgacttttcatgccaagtctccatacttggactttttccgaatcagtcaaccagtcaaccttgacctaaggttgcaccaacaatctcccaaacatctattcttgtcccatatcaagaatacaactcttccacgagtgtcaaacatcaacatgcaactcaactaggtcaaccttgacctaaggttgcaccgacaatcttcctaagtcaaacatcaaaatacaactcgagtcaggtcaacttaaCCTAACTAGGTTGCCACTCATCTCCCAATCTCCAATGTtctttgacaaaacccataatcaagttaggttaacccgataacctaacttaggttttccaatcatcttccaatgtccaatgttctttccttgaacattctccccttaggttaacccgataacctaacttgggttctccaataattctccccctttttgacacacatcaaaaagaattccaatgttcttcctcgaacattccttgacattcttcccctagcttaggttaacccgataacctaacttgggttctccaataactctccaatgaacactctcccctttttgacacacatcaaaaagaaaaaggagggtatcaaggtcaagagtttcttcctaatgaaagtcccatacctttcattgaaactcttaatttcccccttgatactaaactcaacaatcaacttagtgataatcccatatcactaatcctcaaaagtcttaaggagtaaaaactccccctaaaagtcaactcccccttgacaattaggtaaaactccccctaaaggtcaactcccccttgaccattgcaccaacaatgtctttgtgagttccaaacctttagaaatccaaaaacaccatttccataactgaaatttcagacaacagctgaaaaatcagaaattcggcacgccctgatcggtccccagaccgatcagaaaccccatggatcggtccccagaccgatcaggccttcaccagatcgcaccaagctctctggttcttactggatcggtctgcagaccgatccatgcttcactggatcggtccacagaccgatcaggacttacctggatcggtccccagaccgatccagactctgataggcagatttctgaaatttccttcccgaaattcagaaactcctagaaaattccagaaaattcgaaaaattgtgaaattttgaggatacattcctcataacatatactatcatggaaaaatagttttctatgaaaacaacttccatttttcaatcttgatacaaagttctaaaactttgaaatagttcaagtttaactcaactttgtatcacaatgttcaatgatgaatgctatcactaggaaagcttcatcaaggtttttcaaatcaattttaaaatgcttttaaaaccatttgaatttaggaccataatcttagggctagatgtacatgacttgtacacaagctttccctatgatccttaatttcttgaattagggtcatctaggtacaaggacaatgcaccttgatcctaactcatgatcctaatatctcacacacatctaaggtgtatcaaaccacattcaagtcaatttgatgtgagatatggattaaggtcaacttaggctaagttctcatgcattttctaaacacaaatttgatctcaatatcaaaatatgtttttcatccttaaatcaatttcattgatcattaatacacaagatgatgacatggcatataatgatgtcatacataataacatgtgccaatgtcatgatgtcatggcataaagtttgaaaacttaaataaagcatgacatataaactagcctaagcattatcatgacatttcaaatgataataaaacaaatatgatgtcatgtcatggcatatggcaaccaatcatgacaagttagcacaaatacctaaattccctatctaagtatccttagccttagctaacttaaaatctaaccctacattgcccatatatccctaagagaaaaccaaaatcccaattatggtatttctctaggttttcttaaattgtgccaaataagattaaaatcgatatttttcaaatatggcgcaatttactcttcaaggagtaaataataattcttttt
This window of the Zingiber officinale cultivar Zhangliang chromosome 3B, Zo_v1.1, whole genome shotgun sequence genome carries:
- the LOC122056468 gene encoding uncharacterized protein At1g66480-like isoform X1; the encoded protein is MGNAIGAKKKSAKVMKIDGTTFKVKPLVLAMKLLRDHPGHDLLESDDVKCHGVRARPLHPTAPLKPGKLYFLVELPRRLQRRAWSGNLQVSAKERLESLKIIRRSMSDMSLANEASAYATAGDVEETKGGGVRMRVRLPKVLVEKLMQESKDATEAAEKIMKLCAEKDCGATRAVHQTLSSVKSAQLQESSPLTKWRTITDSTWPREPLLVTLTLSS
- the LOC122056468 gene encoding uncharacterized protein At1g66480-like isoform X2 yields the protein MGNAIGAKKKSAKVMKIDGTTFKVKPLVLAMKLLRDHPGHDLLESDDVKCHGVRARPLHPTAPLKPGKLYFLVELPRRLQRRAWSGNLQVSAKERLESLKIIRRSMSDMSLANEASAYATAGDVEETKGGGVRMRVRLPKVLVEKLMQESKDATEAAEKIMKLCAEKDCGATRAVHQTLSSVKSAQLQEKHARFALAPDEIIG